Proteins encoded in a region of the Populus alba chromosome 13, ASM523922v2, whole genome shotgun sequence genome:
- the LOC118035453 gene encoding transcription factor IIIA, producing the protein MAMMEEEQEEKERPVIFRDIRRYYCDYCGICRSKKSLITSHVLTHHKEEMDEESVDGDEGKEGVKSNTCEKCGASFKKPAYLIQHMQSHSLERPFKCLFDDCHASYRRKDHLTRHLLQHEGKLFRCQIENCNREFVYPSNLKRHVRELHDESSPSSSFGGEKQYACQEPGCGKAFRYPSKLRKHEDSHVSLDHVEAMCLEPGCMKHFSNKECLKAHIHSSHQYINCDICGTKQLKKNIKRHLRTHEPASDSTERIKCHFKGCQHTFSTKTNLNQHVKAVHLEHRPFLCGFPGCDMRFAYKHVRDNHEKSGLHVYTPGDFVESDRQFRSRPRGGRKREFPTVEMLIRKRVTPTKLDECHPWLHEIEREDQL; encoded by the exons atggcgATGATGGAGGAAGAAcaagaggagaaagaaaggcCAGTTATATTCAGAGATATAAGGCGGTATTATTGTGATTATTGCGGTATTTGCAGATCTAAGAAGTCTCTTATCACTTCTCACGTCCTCACTCATCACAAG GAGGAGATGGACGAGGAAAGTGTTGATGGGGATGAGGGAAAGGAGGGAGTCAAATCCAACACATGTGAAAAATGCGGTGCTAGTTTCAAAAAGCCTGCGTATTTGATTCAACACATGCAAAGTCATTCTCTTGAG AGACCATTTAAGTGCTTGTTTGATGATTGCCATGCCAGCTATAGAAGGAAAGATCACTTAACTCGCCACCTTCTCCAGCATGAAGGGAAACTTTTCAGGTGTCAAATTGAGAATTGCAATCGTGAATTTGTTTACCCAAGCAACTTGAAAAGGCATGTTAGAGAACTTCATGATGAGAGTTCTCCCTCCAGTAGTTTTGGAGGTGAGAAGCAGTATGCTTGCCAGGAGCCGGGATGTGGGAAGGCATTCAGATATCCATCAAAGCTGCGAAAGCACGAGGATTCTCATG TGAGCCTGGACCACGTGGAGGCAATGTGTTTAGAACCAGGCTGTATGAAACATTTTTCTAATAAGGAATGCCTGAAGGCCCACATTCATTCCAGCCACCAATACATTAACTGTGATATATGTGGCACAAAACAGCTGAAAAAGAACATCAAGAGGCATCTCCGCACCCATGAACCTGCCAGTGATTCAACAGAGAGAATCAAATGCCATTTCAAGGGTTGTCAGCACACATTCTCTACT AAAACAAATCTTAATCAGCATGTGAAGGCAGTGCACCTTGAACACAGGCCTTTTTTGTGTGGATTTCCAGGTTGTGACATGAGATTCGCATACAAACATGTGAGAGATAACCATGAAAAGTCTGGTTTGCATGTCTATACTCCT GGTGATTTTGTGGAGTCTGATCGGCAGTTCAGATCTAGGCCAAGAGGTGGGAGGAAGAGGGAATTCCCAACTGTTGAAATGTTGATACGCAAGAGAGTAACTCCAACTAAATTGGATGAGTGCCACCCATGGTTGCATGAAATTGAGAGAGAGGACCAGTTGTGA